The following proteins come from a genomic window of Aspergillus oryzae RIB40 DNA, chromosome 4:
- a CDS encoding uncharacterized protein (predicted protein), producing MEILKQLHASVAESFEKSFDDAYSDLTAVLTIRDKQVATAEEKLRATEDVRSKAAAEIERLNVEIAHLREELSRNDISLDGAEVSLSESQLEEAYAPQRVLSLCDDNNLVSWECGTKEPRIVKGKYAALYGDAQTLAKACKGLRHQIKRHKRKLEHWSKCLERDEFTLVLNGVAVKFQRVKNIANEDHDCSPTAESIPANGMSVPVSHNAADGGPGLPSSPRHEPDEGFTSIVCGDYRRSDNTFRQSLQTESLKVFLTQSSPPFETEDTDTLARQRYRRLKRKREIVPESGALARYSGLRERESKPPIAVKSESMSSSPVRNVSQQFETIETQDLDEVGGTVETPTTEVVIDAYRTSETDPSAIHSPSSRKLAPQDEYRLASGHRLLHRSTALQSVDNNASLLHGSARWPEKKPMAIPRAPNHAISCLAEDGERMYPTAHAGRTPLNADLSYLSAALSSKDVSHRLQDLLEKPVPPRSLLHSPKDSGNTNDTISYKQHESHADHEAPAYSRRVPTDAQASKRPTDQHVSTNTQISERAESNSIKMRPEDEPYRALPLHRLELSHFRINPDYNEGLEYAFDTVIRKKKERKCIKGCTRPDCCGDKFLAMARLAGLRINSTVSCQEDDQKFLEDYLRDNKHLLDGLGEKDHQKLLDEAKARLIADCFGKHRNHHPRPATPPGFWRTDMPDTQELEFDREEARRLERDKVKERYREAMRPGGLWKYADE from the coding sequence ATGGAAATTCTAAAGCAACTTCATGCCTCTGTGGCAGAGAGCTTTGAGAAATCCTTCGATGATGCATACAGCGATTTGACTGCTGTGCTTACCATTCGTGATAAACAAGTCGCCACTGCAGAAGAGAAACTCAGGGCTACGGAGGATGTCCGAAGTAAAGCTGCGGCCGAGATCGAGAGGCTAAATGTTGAGATTGCCCATTTACGAGAAGAATTAAGTCGTAATGACATTAGCCTAGATGGTGCTGAAGTCTCTTTGAGCGAGTCTCAATTGGAGGAAGCATATGCGCCGCAGCGTGTTTTGAGTCTGTGTGATGACAACAATCTCGTGTCGTGGGAATGTGGTACTAAAGAACCGAGAATTGTCAAGGGGAAATATGCTGCACTATATGGAGATGCACAAACGCTCGCAAAGGCCTGTAAGGGCCTCAGACACCAGATCAAGCGGCATAAGAGAAAGCTGGAACACTGGAGCAAATGTCTCGAGCGGGACGAGTTTACACTTGTGCTGAATGGTGTCGCTGTCAAATTCCAACGAGTGAAAAACATTGCAAATGAAGACCATGATTGCTCTCCAACCGCAGAGTCGATACCTGCAAATGGCATGTCAGTGCCGGTTAGTCATAATGCAGCAGACGGGGGTCCTGGGCTACCGAGTTCACCTAGGCACGAGCCGGATGAAGGTTTTACATCCATTGTTTGCGGCGACTATAGAAGATCAGATAACACCTTTAGACAGTCCCTGCAGACTGAATCTCTAAAAGTTTTTCTTACGCAGTCCAGTCCTCCTTTCGAGACCGAAGATACCGATACATTGGCGAGGCAGAGATACcggagattgaagaggaaaCGCGAGATTGTACCCGAATCCGGGGCATTAGCTCGTTATAGTGGCttgagggaaagggaatCGAAACCGCCCATTGCCGTAAAAAGCGAAAGCATGTCCTCTAGTCCCGTGCGAAACGTTTCCCAGCAGTTTGAAACAATTGAAACTCAAGATTTGGATGAAGTTGGCGGTACTGTCGAGACACCAACCACAGAGGTGGTCATCGATGCATATCGAACATCTGAAACAGACCCTTCGGCTATTCATTCGCCATCATCTCGAAAACTAGCGCCTCAGGATGAATACCGTCTAGCATCAGGCCAcaggcttcttcatcgaTCCACAGCACTCCAATCAGTGGATAACAATGCTAGCCTTTTGCATGGTTCTGCTCGATGGCCTGAAAAGAAGCCAATGGCAATCCCGAGGGCACCCAACCATGCTATATCGTGCTTAGCAGAGGATGGCGAACGGATGTATCCCACAGCACATGCAGGAAGGACACCGCTGAACGCCGATCTTAGCTACCTGTCAGCAGCCTTAAGTTCCAAGGATGTCTCACACCGTTTGCAGGACTTATTGGAGAAACCAGTGCCGCCTAGGTCACTGTTGCATTCGCCGAAGGACAGCGGAAACACGAACGATACCATAAGTTACAAACAGCACGAATCTCATGCTGATCACGAAGCGCCTGCGTATAGTAGACGCGTACCTACTGATGCACAAGCTAGCAAACGGCCAACTGATCAACATGTATCAACCAACACCCAAATTTCCGAGCGAGCAGAGTCTAATTCCATTAAAATGCGTCCAGAGGATGAACCTTACCGAGCTCTGCCACTACACCGGCTCGAACTTAGTCATTTCAGGATAAACCCCGACTATAACGAAGGACTCGAGTATGCATTTGACACTGTTATCcgcaagaaaaaagaacgCAAGTGCATCAAGGGATGCACGCGCCCTGATTGCTGTGGGGACAAATTCTTAGCCATGGCACGCCTTGCTGGTCTACGAATTAACTCTACAGTCTCTTGTCAAGAAGATGACCAGAAATTTTTAGAGGACTACTTGAGAGACAATAAACATTTGCTTGATGGACTTGGTGAGAAGGACCATCAGAAGCTCCTTGATGAGGCAAAAGCAAGGCTGATTGCCGACTGTTTTGGGAAACATAGGAATCATCATCCACGTCCGGCTACGCCACCAGGGTTTTGGCGTACGGATATGCCTGACACACAAGAACTAGAATTTGATCGTGAGGAGGCAAGAAGGCTTGAGAGAGATAAGGTAAAAGAACGATATAGAGAAGCAATGCGCCCGGGTGGCCTTTGGAAATATGCAGATGAGTGA